A region of the Dyadobacter sp. CECT 9275 genome:
GGGTGTGGTGGATTTCAAATTCCACAATCAGTATGGAGAAGAAATCGAGATAGTACCGGGAAACTAGTACCTTGCCTTGGAGAATTTCCCAAAATAACCTGGCTACCTGCCTTTCCAGACAGGTTTACGCTTTTCTCTGAAGGCCAAAATTCCTTCAACTGAATCTTCAGATTTCAGGATTTTGTCAAGCTGATCTTTCAGATAGGCATGCCGGTCGCGCTCGGGAATATCAGACAATTGGTACAATGCTTCCATACCAGCCTGAATGGCATAAGGAGCATTTTCACATATGATGGCTGCCAGTTTTTCAACTTCGTTCACAATGTCTTCCCGGGTTGATATGTGCGTGATGAGGCCCATTTCCAGCGCCTCCTCCGCCGAATAAACCCGTCCGGTTATGGCAAACTCAAGTACCTTTCTTAACGGCATAATTTTTACCAGTGATGCCATCACCTGCATCGGCCAGATTCCACGCTTAACTTCCGGCAGGCTAAAAGTTACTTCTCTGCTGCTCACTACAAAAGTAGCACCGCCTATCAACAAAAAACCTCCGGCAAAAACCGGCCCCTCCACCTGCGCAATGCACGGCTTATGCAGCTCAGCAAAAGCAACTCCGAGTGTGATCGGCGCTGCCGGGGCTGGTATCGCTGGATTTCCCGGATAAGCGCCTGGATTATGAAAAGCATCAAGATCTGCCCCTGCACAAAAAACCGGCCCGACGGCATTCAAAATCACACAGCGGATGTCGGAAGTATAATGTGCATACGCAAGAGCGAAGGTGATTTCAC
Encoded here:
- a CDS encoding enoyl-CoA hydratase/isomerase family protein, with protein sequence MRFYTRNDISEFGNIRFLNIKAMVDGPVFRITLNRPEKRNAFTPAMACEITFALAYAHYTSDIRCVILNAVGPVFCAGADLDAFHNPGAYPGNPAIPAPAAPITLGVAFAELHKPCIAQVEGPVFAGGFLLIGGATFVVSSREVTFSLPEVKRGIWPMQVMASLVKIMPLRKVLEFAITGRVYSAEEALEMGLITHISTREDIVNEVEKLAAIICENAPYAIQAGMEALYQLSDIPERDRHAYLKDQLDKILKSEDSVEGILAFREKRKPVWKGR